A stretch of Girardinichthys multiradiatus isolate DD_20200921_A chromosome 20, DD_fGirMul_XY1, whole genome shotgun sequence DNA encodes these proteins:
- the chia.1 gene encoding chitinase, acidic.1, producing MVKLLPAVVSFLLVLHIASSSKLVCHMTNWAQYRPTIGKFTPDNIDPFLCTHVIYALATIDSFNQIIPTEWNDKEQYGSLNSLKNYNPALKTLLTVGGTVKGVSPFIAMVGKPESREAFVKSAITFLRTHNFDGLNLDWEYPGHNGSPPKDKERFTLLVAELAKAFQDDATENKTKLLLSVNVAGFISTIDGAYEINKIAPHFDFMNIMTYDFHGHWEEVTGHNSPLYRSSVDIGSQIHYNINSSVSYWRIQGAPAEKLLLGFPTYGRTYRLSTSASGLGAPSNGPADAGPYTRTAGFWAYYEICDFINSATISWISEQEVPYATHGSAWVGYDDKRSFSSKVQWMTKFSLGGAHVWTLDMDDFSGSFCSEGPYPLINHLRMSMGFAPKPTTTPRPTTTRDPLADFCRGRPDGLYENLADKNTYFQCFQGNTYLHHCQPGLIYWDSCKCCDWP from the exons ATGGTAAAACTACTCCCAG CTGTAGTGAGCTTCCTGCTCGTTTTGCACATCG CTTCATCCAGTAAGCTGGTGTGTCACATGACCAACTGGGCCCAGTACAGACCCACCATTGGTAAATTCACACCAGACAACATTGATCCTTTCCTCTGCACCCATGTCATCTATGCTCTGGCCACCATCGACAGCTTCAACCAGATTATTCCCACTGAGTGGAATGATAAGGAACAATATGGCAGCCTTAACAGCCTCAAGAATTA CAACCCTGCACTGAAGACTCTGCTGACTGTTGGAGGCACTGTAAAGGGAGTCAGCCC aTTTATTGCCATGGTTGGCAAACCTGAGAGTCGGGAAGCCTTTGTTAAGTCAGCAATCACCTTCCTGCGTACCCACAACTTTGACGGGCTTAACCTTGACTGGGAATATCCTGGACACAACGGCAGCCCACCCAAGGACAAAGAGAGGTTCACTCTGCTGGTCGCG GAACTGGCTAAGGCATTCCAGGATGATGCCACAGAAAACAAGACAAAGCTGCTACTTTCAGTCAATGTGGCCGGCTTCATTTCAACCATTGACGGAGCATACGAGATTAACAAGATTGCACC TCACTTTGACTTCATGAACATCATGACTTATGATTTCCATGGACACTGGGAGGAAGTGACTGGACACAACAGCCCACTGTACCGCAGCTCTGTGGACATTGGATCACAGATACACTACAACATA AACTCTTCTGTATCTTACTGGAGGATTCAGGGAGCACCAGCTGAGAAGCTGCTTCTGGGTTTTCCCACTTATGGCCGAACCTACCGTCTCTCCACATCAGCTAGTGGCCTGGGAGCTCCATCAAATGGCCCTGCAGATGCTGGACCCTACACTCGCACAGCTGGCTTCTGGGCCTACTATGAG ATCTGTGACTTCATCAACAGTGCAACCATTTCATGGATCTCTGAGCAGGAGGTTCCATATGCAACGCATGGCAGTGCTTGGGTAGGCTATGATGACAAGCGCAGCTTTTCTTCCAAG GTTCAGTGGATGACCAAATTCTCTTTGGGTGGTGCTCATGTGTGGACTCTGGACATGGATGACTTTAGCGGGTCCTTCTGTTCAGAAGGACCTTATCCCCTCATCAACCACCTCAGAATGTCAATGG GTTTTGCTCCAAAGCCAACCACCACACCACGGCCCACAACCACCAGGGATCCCCTTGCCGATTTTTGCAGAGGCCGTCCTGATGGGTTGTATGAGAACCTAGCTGATAAGAACACCTACTTCCAGTGCTTCCAAGGAAATACTTACCTCCATCACTGTCAGCCTGGCCTCATCTACTGGGATTCCTGCAAGTGCTGCGACTGGCCCTAA